From the genome of bacterium, one region includes:
- a CDS encoding glycosyltransferase family 4 protein — MKKKDKPNRIVFFPKGNYNIPSTRYRCVFYARELKKHGFFTSIMPPRSILKKNICIERYREARKTIGELSQSRKNTIIYAQRTVYQSDFIRFLWVYKKLFNINVVFDFDDSIFLRRKQRTDRMLKISDVVIVGSHFLAEYAQKYNDNVYIVPTAIDTDKFKPARPEKRAKFKIGWVGDGKTYQDDLIMLKKPLISLARTHNIMFKIIGTKDCHKLKEAYKKCEHLKVEMIDWMEPDEIASELTTFDIGVYPLLDNEWNKGKCGLKALEYMSAGIAAVCSDVGENKYFIEDEKDGLLARTSDEWETKLRVLIENNQLKEQIAINGRKTVEEKYSIRVAGEKLAEILKNKFWNNNSMEE; from the coding sequence ATGAAAAAGAAAGATAAGCCTAACAGAATTGTATTTTTCCCAAAGGGCAATTACAACATACCAAGCACGAGATATAGATGTGTGTTTTATGCCAGGGAATTGAAAAAGCATGGATTTTTTACTTCCATAATGCCTCCCCGCTCAATACTCAAAAAAAACATATGCATTGAACGATACAGAGAAGCAAGGAAGACCATAGGGGAATTAAGCCAAAGTCGTAAAAATACTATTATTTATGCTCAAAGAACTGTTTATCAGTCAGACTTTATAAGGTTTCTATGGGTATATAAAAAACTGTTTAATATAAATGTAGTTTTTGATTTTGATGATTCAATATTCTTGAGACGTAAGCAGCGCACAGACCGCATGTTAAAGATTTCGGATGTTGTTATTGTTGGAAGTCACTTTCTGGCTGAGTATGCTCAAAAGTATAATGATAATGTTTACATTGTACCAACAGCTATTGATACAGATAAATTTAAGCCTGCGCGCCCAGAGAAAAGAGCTAAATTTAAAATAGGATGGGTTGGCGACGGAAAAACATATCAGGATGATCTCATAATGTTGAAGAAACCGTTAATATCACTTGCAAGAACCCATAATATAATGTTTAAAATAATAGGCACCAAAGATTGCCATAAACTAAAGGAAGCTTACAAGAAATGTGAGCATTTAAAAGTTGAGATGATTGATTGGATGGAACCCGATGAGATAGCATCTGAATTGACAACATTTGATATAGGGGTGTATCCTTTGCTGGACAATGAATGGAATAAGGGGAAATGCGGGCTTAAAGCCCTGGAGTATATGTCCGCAGGTATTGCTGCTGTATGCAGCGATGTAGGTGAAAACAAGTATTTTATAGAAGATGAAAAAGACGGACTTCTGGCAAGAACCTCTGATGAATGGGAAACTAAACTCAGAGTTTTAATTGAGAACAACCAACTTAAGGAGCAAATAGCTATAAACGGAAGAAAAACTGTTGAAGAAAAATACTCCATACGTGTTGCTGGAGAAAAACTTGCAGAAATATTAAAAAACAAATTCTGGAATAATAATAGCATGGAGGAATAA